From the genome of Natrinema marinum:
GGCGGACGATCGGTCATGTCGCATCACGATCCCGGCGCGGCGGACCCGTTGTCGCTTCGCGGCGTCGTGCCGCCGACCGTTACCGCGTTCCAGGACGACGAGTCCGTCGATTACGAGACGACCGCCGCACACGCCCGGTTCGTCGTCGATCGGGGTGCACACGGCGTCTTCCCGCTTGGCACCAACGGTGAATTCCCGCTGCTCTCGGACGCGGAACGCGACCGCGTCGTCGAAGCCGTCGTCGACGAAGTCGGCAACGAGGTACCGGTCATCGCCGGCGTCGGCGCGCCGAGCACCTACCGGACGGTCGCCCGTGCCGAACACGCCGAGTCGGTCGGCGCCGACGGTATCGTCGTCGTCACGCCCTACTACTATCCGTTGGACCACGAGGGCGCACTCGAGCACTACCGGCGGGTTGCCGAAGCCGTCGACCTCCCGGTCTACATCTACCACATCCCGAGCAAGACCGGCAACGAACTGTCGCTCGAGACCCTCGCGGCCCTCGCCGAGATCGACAATCTCGCGGGCGTCAAGGACTCGAGCAAGGACGTGCCGTGGCTCGCGCAGGCGATCGACGCCCACCCCGAGTTGACCTTCCTCGCCGGATCGGACTCGCTGATCTTCACCGGGCTCGAGGTCGGCTGCTCGGGCGCCGTCAGCGCCGTCGCGAACGTGTTCCCGGAACTCGTCGTCGACTGTTACGAGGCCTACGACGGCGGCGACGAGGACCGCGCGCGGGAATTGCAAAGCGAGATCTTCCGCGTGCGAGACGCGTTCAAGACCGGCGGCGCGTACATGTCGGGTGTGAAAACCGCGCTCCGAATGCGGGAGTTCGACGCCGGTCCGCTTCGAAGTCCGCTGCGGCTGAAAGACGACGAGGCCGCCGACGAAATGCGGGCTCGACTCGAGGCACTCGAACTCGAGGGGCTCTGAGACCGGCCCGATCCGTACCGCGACCGATCCCGACGCCGAGACTTTTATCGCGGCCGTCGAATGGCCGGCATGGAACTCACTCCGGAACAGGAGGCGGTCCGCGAGACCGTCCGGGAGTTCGCCAGCGAGGAGATCAGGCCGACCGCGCTCGAGGCTGACAGGGACGAGGCGTTCCCCGAGGCCGTCTGGGACGGCCTCGCCGACCTCGACCTGACCGGGCTGACGGTCCCCGAGGAGTACGGCGGCTACGACGCGGCTCCGGTGACGGCTGCCGTGGTCAACGAGGAAGTCGCCTACGGCATGCTCGCGGTGGCGACGGCGCTGTCGGTCCACTCGCTCGCGACGTCCTGTATCGCGGAGTTCGGGAGCGAAGACCAGCGGGAGCGGTGGTTGCCGGAGATGGCCGAGGGTCGGCCGGTGGGCGCGTTCGCGCTCTCGGAGCCCCACGCGGGGTCGAACCCCGCGGAGATGGCCACCGAGGCGCGACGGGAGGGTGACGAGTACGTCATCGACGGCGAGAAACAGTGGATTACGAACGGCGAACGCGCGGGCGTCTATATTCTCTTCGCGAAGACGGATCGTGACGATCCGTCGACGGTCACGCAGTTCCTCGTCCCCGGTGACGTCGACGGGCTGACCGTCGGCGAACCCGAGGAGAAACTCGGCCTGCGCGCGAGCGACACCACGAGCCTGACGTTCGACGACGTTCGGCTCCCCGCCGAAAACCGGCTGACGGAGGAGGGCGCGGGGCTGTCGGCCGCGTTCCACATCCTCACCGGCGGGCGGATCGCCATCGCCGCCCAGTCGGTCGGCCTCGCACAGTGCGCGTTCGACGAGGCCCTTGCCTACAGCCGGGAGCGCGACCAGTTCGGCGGCCCGATCGCCGACATCCAGACGATCCGGCACAAGCTCGCCGAGATGGCGACCCGGATCCGAGCCGCGCGGCTCTTGACGCGAGACGCGGCCCGGAAGCGAGGGGCCGGCTCGAGCCCCGGCGGCGCGGCGCTCGAGGCCAGCATGGCGAAGTACTTCGCGAGCGAGGCGGCGATGTTCGTCACGAACGAGGCCGTCCAGATCCACGGTGGCTACGGCTACGTCACCGAAGGCAGGGTCGAGCGGCTCTACCGCGACGCGAAGATCACCGAGATCTACGAGGGGACGACCGAGATCCAGAAGACGGTGATCGCGCGGGAACTGCTCGAGTGAGCAGGCGGAGCTCGGGGCCGCGCGGGGATCGGGAACGACGAAGCGGCGAACAGTATATTCGGCGGCCGCACCTACAATAGACCGTGACCGGATACGACGCCATCGTCTACGATCTGGACGGGACGCTCGTCGAGCTCGATGTCGACTGGAACGCAGTCGCCGTCGACGTCCGCGAGGTGTATCGCCACGCGAACATCGAGCCGCCGGGCGACGGGCTCTGGGGCATGCTCGAGACCGCCGGCGACGCCGGAGTGGCCGCCGAGGTGGAGTCGGCCATCGCGGCCCACGAACACGACGGCGCGCGAACGTCAGACCGGCTCGCCCATGCCGACGACCTCCTCGAGCGGACGGTGCCGGCCGGCGTCTGCTCGCTGAACTGTGAGCGGGCCTGCCGGATCGCGCTCGAGGAACACGCCCTCGAGACGGCGGTCGACGCGGTCGTCGGCCGCGACACGGTCGGGACGTGGAAACCGGACCCCGAGCCGCTGCTCGCGACGGTCGAGCGACTCGACGCGGACCCAGAGCGAGCGCTGTTCGTCGGCGACTCGGCGCGGGATCGAAAAACGGCGGACAGAGCGGGCGTCGCCTTCGAGTTCGTCGGCGACGGCCCGTCGGGCGTCTGATCCTCGCCCGCGAGAGGACGGAGCGACTACTCCTGTTTGTGCTTCGCGTAGGCGAAGACCGTAATCGCCGTGAGCAACCAGACGACCGCACCGACCCGGATCGCGAACTCGGCGCGCGAGCCCCAGGTCGGCAGCGAGGCGGTCGTCGACAGGCCGGCGACGACGGGCGCGCCGACCACGATGGTGGCGACGAACGTCGTCTGCATCACCCAGCCGTAGTCGACGCCGTCGGGCGAGGTCGTTTCGACGCGTTCTGGCACGCTTGGAACTGACGACCCGGACCTCTTAAGCGTCGCGGGTGGGGCCGGCGGACGACGCTCGACCGGGACTGGTTTTCGCCGTCGCTCGAGGAAGAACAACGACGTTTAACCGTGGGAGACCAACCTATGCGTATGCCTACCGTGCGGGACGTACGAGCGAAGGCGGGCGAGGAGCCGATCACGATGCTGACGGCCTACGACGCGCCGACGGCGGCGATCGTCGACGAGGCCGGCGTCGACATCATCCTCGTCGGGGACAGCCTCGGGAACACGAGCATGGGCCACGAGACGACGCTCCCCGTGACCGTCGACGACATGGCGCGCCACACTGGCGCGGTCGCGCGCGCGACGGAGAAGTCCCTTATCGTCGCCGATATGCCCTTCCTCTCGATCGGCGTCGACGAGTCGGCGAGCCTCGAGAACGCCGGCCGGATGCTCAAAGAAGAAGACGCCCACGCGGTCAAACTCGAGTGTGGTCCACACACCGTCGACCTGACGGAGAAGTTGGTTCAGTTGGGCATTCCGGTGATGGCCCACCTCGGGCTGACGCCCCAGCACGTCAACCAGTACGGCGGCTATCCCAGGCAGGGCACGGATCCGGAAGCGGCCGAGCGCATCCTCGAGTTGGCCGAGGCTCACGAGGAAGCGGGCGCGTTCTCGCTCGTCCTCGAGCACGTGCCGTCGAATCTCGCCGCCGAGGTCACCGACGCGATCGACATCCCGACGATCGGGATCGGCGCAGGTCCCGACTGCGACGGACAGGTCCTCGTCGTCGACGACGCCATCGGACTGAGCGAGTGGACGCCCTCGTTCTCGAAGCAGTTCGGAAACGTTCGCGCGGAGATGGAGTCGGCGATCGGCGCGTACGTCTCGGCAGTCGAATCCGGCGAGTTTCCCGCCGAAGAACACGGTCACGAGGAGACCGATCTCGAGGAACTGTACTGATTCCAACCAGTCGCAGGTGATGATACTAGGGAAATAATATAACATACAGAGATAGACCGCGTTTAGGGGCAGTGTTTATATGGTGTGATTCCGTAAGCTGAGTTACATCACGGTGGATCGACACCATGACAGAGTCAACAAGGGGAACGCCGGTCGCAGGCGGGCTAGACGCCGATCAGCCATCGCAGCTACAACACGTCACCGTAGAGCGAGACGACGTCGCAGTCTGTACGATGTTCCCGCGAGAGATCGGTGAGGACGCGGTATCGGAGCAGTGGATCACCGCGACCGCGGACTCGTTCGTCCCGCTCGTCCAACAACGATAGATCGCTTCTCAGCGTTGGCGTCGGTTCGGCGGCCGGCCCCAGCACGGACGAATCGCCGTTTCGATCGCTCACCCGCTACCACCCTGTAGAAAGTCGTCGACGACCGTATTGAACGCAGTCGGTCGCTCGAGCATCGCTAGATGGCCCGCGTCCTCGATTTCGGCCAATCGGCCGCGTTCGGTCTCGTCGGCGAGATACTCGTGGAACCACGGCGGCGTCAACTGATCGTACTCGCCGTAGGCCGCCAGCACGGGCGTCTCGATTTCGCCGAGTCGGTCGCGAACGTCGAACTCGTGGCAGGTCAGGAAATCGCGGCGCGTCACCGCCTGGCCGGTGTCGTACATCCGCTCTATCGACCGCTCCCGGAGGTCCGAATCGGGGTCGTGAAAGAGCCGATCCGGGCCGTGGAGGAACTCGACCGCCCGATCGAAGTCGGACTTGAGCCACTCGAGGAGGTCGTCCAGAACGCCGAGTCGGGCACCCGTCCCAGTCAGGACGACCGCATCCGGGTCGAACGAGCGCTCGAGCAGGACGTGCTGGACGACCGCACCGCCGAGCGAGTTGCCGACCAGAACGCGAGCGTCCGTCGCTTCGGCGACAGCCAGCACGTCGTCGGCGTAGGCCGACAGCGCGGTGTAGCCGGCGCTCGCGTCGACATCGTCCGAATCGCCGTGGCCGCTGAGGTCGACCGCGATGATCGGGTATCGATCCGCGAGCGAGTGTTGACCGGTCCAGACCTTGCGCGAGCCGCCGCTCCCGTGAAGACAGCAGATCGGCGGGCCATCGCCTCCACGGTCGACGACTGCGTACGCCGTTTCCCGGCCGTTGTGTGCTACCGTTTCCATACGTAGCGAAACGTTCTGAACCGGTATAAAGTCATGAGGCGAGGCGACTGGAGAGCGCCAGCAACGGGACTATACTCGCGCCACGCATCGCCCTATTCACCGACCGCCCTGGCCGAAGAAACGCGACCTGGCCTCCTGTGAACTACGAACAATCACCTTTCGACGGACCACATTGTCGTCGGGCGATTACCGCCGAAACATTTATATATCTGTGGTGCTTACCTTGGGTTAGTTGAACCATGACTCTCGAACAATTCACCCGTGAAGAGGGGCAGTTAGCCCGTCGGTACGAGTACGACGACGGGGCGGTCCTCGCCGTCGACTTCGGGACCGCCGAGGCTGACGCCTCCGTCGATCTGGTCGATGACACGGTTATCGTCGTCGTGAAAGACGAGCAGTACGAGATCGATCTCCCCGACGCCACCGGGGACGCGCACACGTTTATGAAAAACGGCGTCCTGACTGTCGAACTGGAGGAGGAACTATGAAGCTCACCGTCAAACCCCTGAAACAGAAGGATGCGGGTCGCGGACTGGCCGCTATCGACCGCGTCTCGATGAACGAACTCGACCTCGAGAACGGCGACTACATCGTCATCGAGGGCAAGGGCGACGGTCAGGCCGTCGCGCGCGTCTGGCCCGGCTATCCCGAGGACGAAGGCCGTGGAATCGTCCGGATCGACGGCCGCCTCCGCCAGGAGGCCAACGTCGGGATCGACGACACCGTCACCATCGAGTCGGCCGATGTCAAACCAGCCAAGTCCGTCACCGTGGCGCTGCCACAGAACCTGCGGATCCGCGGCGACATCGGCCCGCTCGTGCGCGACAAGCTCTCGGGTCAGGCCGTTACCGAAGGCCAGACGGTACCGTTCTCGCTGTCGTTCGGCCCGATGGCCAGCTCCGGCCAGTCGGTGCCGCTGAAGATCGCGAGCACCTCTCCGTCGGGCACGGTCGTCATCACCGACTCGACGAGCATCGACATCTCCGAAACGCCGGCCGAGCAGGTCAGCTCGAGTGGCGGCACGTCCGCCGAGGGCGTTCCGAACGTCACCTACGAGGACATCGGCGGCTTAGACGAGGAACTCGACCAGGTCCGCGAGATGATCGAGTTGCCGATGCGCCATCCCGAGCTGTTCCAGCAGTTAGGGATCGAGCCGCCGAAGGGCGTCCTGCTGCACGGCCCGCCGGGCACCGGGAAGACCCTGATGGCCAAGGCCGTCGCCAACGAGATCGACGCTCACTTCGAGACGATCTCCGGGCCGGAGATCATGTCGAAGTACTACGGCGAAAGCGAGGAACAACTCCGCGAGGTCTTCGAGGAGGCCGAGGAGAACGCGCCCGCGATCGTCTTCATCGACGAACTCGACTCGATCGCTGCCAAGCGCGAGGAGGCCGGCGGTGACGTGGAACGGCGCGTCGTCGCCCAACTGCTCAGCCTGATGGACGGCTTAGAGGAGCGCGGCCGCGTCACGGTCATCGCCGCGACCAACCGCGTCGACGCGATCGACCCCGCGCTCCGCCGCGGCGGCCGGTTCGACCGCGAGATCGAGATCGGCGTCCCGGACAAAGAGGGCCGCAAGGAGATCCTCCAGGTCCACACCCGCGGGATGCCCCTCTCCGAGTCGATCGACCTCGAGCAGTACGCCGAGAACACCCACGGCTTCGTCGGGGCCGACCTCGAGTCGCTGGCCCGCGAGAGCGCGATGAACGCGCTCCGGCGCATCCGCCCAGAACTCGACTTAGAGTCCGAGGAGATCGACGCCGACGTCCTCGAGTCGCTCGAGGTGAACGAGCGGGACGTCAAGGAGGCGCTCAAGGGCATCCAGCCCTCCGCGCTGCGCGAGGTCTTCGTCGAGGTCCCCGACGTCACCTGGAACGACGTGGGCGGCCTCGGAGACACCAAAGAGCGCCTGCGCGAGACGATCCAGTGGCCGCTGGACTACCCCGAGGTGTTCGAGGCCATGGACATGCAGGCCGCGAAGGGCGTCCTCATGTACGGCCCGCCGGGGACCGGGAAGACGCTGCTCGCGAAGGCAGTCGCCAACGAGGCCCAGTCGAACTTCATCTCGATCAAGGGTCCCGAGCTGCTGAACAAGTACGTCGGGGAGTCCGAGAAGGGCGTCCGCGAGGTCTTCGAGAAGGCCCGCGAGAACGCCCCGACCGTGATCTTCTTCGACGAGATCGACTCGATCGCGGGCGAACGCGGCCAGCGCCAGAGCGATTCCGGCGTCGGCGAACGGGTCGTCTCCCAGCTCCTGACCGAGCTGGACGGCTTAGAGGAGCTCGAGGATGTCGTCGTCATCGCGACGACTAACCGACCCGACCTGATCGACAACGCCTTGCTCCGTCCCGGTCGGCTCGACCGCCACGTCCACGTGCCGGTCCCCAACGAGGACGGTCGCAAGAAGATCTTCGAGGTCCACACCCGCAACAAGCCCCTGGCCGACGCGGTCGACCTCGAGTGGCTCGCCGCAGAGACGGAGGGCTACGTCGGCGCCGACATCGAGGCGGTCTGCCGCGAGGCGTCGATGGCCGCCAGCCGCGAGTTCATCAACTCGGTCGATCCCGAGGAGATGGACGACACCATCGGCAACGTCCGCATCAGCCGCGAGCACTTCGAGCACGCGCTCGGGGAGGTCAACGCGAGCGTGACGCCCGAGACGCGGGAGCAATACGAGGAACTCGAAGAGGAGTTCCAGCAGGCCGAGCCCGGTGGGGAAGAACAGGTCGGACGGACCTTCCAGTAGGGTCGCCGACCGCGGCGCAGTCTCCTATTCTTCGCACGTCTCGCACTCGCCAGTGACGTCGCCCGACCGCGGGTCGTCGCCGGTGACGAACTCGAGACGCGCCAGTCGTTGCTCGAGGACGTACCGGAACCAGCCGACGAGCCCGTGAGCCCGCTCGCTGGCCCAGATTCCGACCTCGGTCCGTTCGTCCGGCACGAGGCCACTGGACAACGCGCTCAGCACGACTGTTTTCCGATCGACCAGTACCAGTCGGCCGATCGACCGTCCCGGTCGAACGTGCGCGTCGAACGCGAACTCCGAGACAGCGACCGCGGCCGCCGGCATCTCATTGTGAACGCGTCGCCGGTCGACCGCCGAGGGGACTTCGACGAACACCGCGACGTTTCGGTCGCGTGCCGACGCGAGCCTCTCGAGCAGCGACGGGCTTAGCACGCTGCCGTCGGCCGCGAGGAGGTAGAGTTCGCTCGTCGCTTCCTCGAGCGCCGTCCGCGTCCGGTTGTCGACGTCTCGCTGGCTGGCGACCTGCCAGACGCCGTCTTCATCGACCGTCCGCTGCTCGAGTTCCTGTAAGTGGGCCGCCGCCGTCTCGAGGTGGTCGCGGTACTCCTGTCGAAGCCGTTCTCGGGCGACGTCGACCGGGACGACGGCGTATCGGCGGGGATCGGACTCCTGTACGTCCACGAGCCCGAGTCGGTGGAGTCGGTCGACGACGTCATAGACACGTGACTGGGGAACATCGGCAACCCGACTGATCTCGTTTGCCGTCCCCTCCGACAGCTGCGTCAACGCGACGAAACACTGTGCCTCGTAGGTGCGAAGGCCCAGTTTTTCCAGCGCTTCGACGGCGTCCGCTTTAGACATGGTCGAACGTCCCGTTCGTCTGAAGAGTCATCTACAATGGGAACTATTTGCATGGATCGTAGAAAAGCTGATCCATCTCTTCAGCCCGATAGAATGGCGGTAGCGGGCCGATCGATCGCGACAATCGGAGTCGGTCGTCCGACCGCTCGTGGGACCACGATCGACGCACCAGCGTCGGTACGTCGATCGAACTCACCAATTCAAGCCGAAGTTTCGTAGGCCGGAGTCTAGAAGCATTCGGTAATGGACGGAACACCGATCGATCGGGGCCAGGGTGTCGCCGTACGAGCGTACGATAGAGGAGGGTGTCGTGGATGACGGGGTCCGATCGGGACCCCACGGAAGACCGGCCGATACTCGCCGAGCGGACGTACGACGAATCGACGCCGGCCAGTATAGCTGCTATCTATGCACTCGCAACCGCACTCGAGACCGATCCGATCAGTTGTTCGACCGAGTTCGGATTCACGCTGTACGATTACGTCGATCCCGAAGCCCTCAATGCGATCGTCACGCACGACCAGCCGGCGGGTACCGTCACCGTCGAACTCTCGCTCGAGGAGTATCTACTCCAGATCACGGACACGGGCCGCGTCCGCGTTCTGGGAGCGAGCGATTCGCTACCTGAACCGGACCGGTAGGCCGCGTTCCGTGAGCCGGTGTCAGTGGGCGAGATCGACCGGCTCGAGGTCCGCGAGAACCTCGTCGGCGTGGCCGTCGGGCGAGACGCCCTCGTAGACCCCTTCGATTCGGCCGTCCGGTCCGACGACGTACGTGTTGCGGAAGACGCCGTCGAAGGTGTTGCCGAACATCTGCTTTTCGCCGTAGGATTCGTAGAGCGTCGCGACCTCGCCGAACTCGTCGGAGAGGAGATCGAACGCGAGGTCGTAGTCGGCCGCGAAGTCGGCGAGGTCGTCGACGGAATCGTCGCTGATACCGACGACCGCGGCGTCGCGGTCCGCGAGTTGGGGGAGCGCGTCGTTG
Proteins encoded in this window:
- a CDS encoding dihydrodipicolinate synthase family protein; amino-acid sequence: MSHHDPGAADPLSLRGVVPPTVTAFQDDESVDYETTAAHARFVVDRGAHGVFPLGTNGEFPLLSDAERDRVVEAVVDEVGNEVPVIAGVGAPSTYRTVARAEHAESVGADGIVVVTPYYYPLDHEGALEHYRRVAEAVDLPVYIYHIPSKTGNELSLETLAALAEIDNLAGVKDSSKDVPWLAQAIDAHPELTFLAGSDSLIFTGLEVGCSGAVSAVANVFPELVVDCYEAYDGGDEDRARELQSEIFRVRDAFKTGGAYMSGVKTALRMREFDAGPLRSPLRLKDDEAADEMRARLEALELEGL
- a CDS encoding acyl-CoA dehydrogenase family protein — protein: MELTPEQEAVRETVREFASEEIRPTALEADRDEAFPEAVWDGLADLDLTGLTVPEEYGGYDAAPVTAAVVNEEVAYGMLAVATALSVHSLATSCIAEFGSEDQRERWLPEMAEGRPVGAFALSEPHAGSNPAEMATEARREGDEYVIDGEKQWITNGERAGVYILFAKTDRDDPSTVTQFLVPGDVDGLTVGEPEEKLGLRASDTTSLTFDDVRLPAENRLTEEGAGLSAAFHILTGGRIAIAAQSVGLAQCAFDEALAYSRERDQFGGPIADIQTIRHKLAEMATRIRAARLLTRDAARKRGAGSSPGGAALEASMAKYFASEAAMFVTNEAVQIHGGYGYVTEGRVERLYRDAKITEIYEGTTEIQKTVIARELLE
- a CDS encoding HAD family hydrolase: MTGYDAIVYDLDGTLVELDVDWNAVAVDVREVYRHANIEPPGDGLWGMLETAGDAGVAAEVESAIAAHEHDGARTSDRLAHADDLLERTVPAGVCSLNCERACRIALEEHALETAVDAVVGRDTVGTWKPDPEPLLATVERLDADPERALFVGDSARDRKTADRAGVAFEFVGDGPSGV
- a CDS encoding DUF5822 domain-containing protein, whose product is MPERVETTSPDGVDYGWVMQTTFVATIVVGAPVVAGLSTTASLPTWGSRAEFAIRVGAVVWLLTAITVFAYAKHKQE
- the panB gene encoding 3-methyl-2-oxobutanoate hydroxymethyltransferase, which produces MPTVRDVRAKAGEEPITMLTAYDAPTAAIVDEAGVDIILVGDSLGNTSMGHETTLPVTVDDMARHTGAVARATEKSLIVADMPFLSIGVDESASLENAGRMLKEEDAHAVKLECGPHTVDLTEKLVQLGIPVMAHLGLTPQHVNQYGGYPRQGTDPEAAERILELAEAHEEAGAFSLVLEHVPSNLAAEVTDAIDIPTIGIGAGPDCDGQVLVVDDAIGLSEWTPSFSKQFGNVRAEMESAIGAYVSAVESGEFPAEEHGHEETDLEELY
- a CDS encoding DUF7511 domain-containing protein translates to MTESTRGTPVAGGLDADQPSQLQHVTVERDDVAVCTMFPREIGEDAVSEQWITATADSFVPLVQQR
- a CDS encoding alpha/beta fold hydrolase, coding for METVAHNGRETAYAVVDRGGDGPPICCLHGSGGSRKVWTGQHSLADRYPIIAVDLSGHGDSDDVDASAGYTALSAYADDVLAVAEATDARVLVGNSLGGAVVQHVLLERSFDPDAVVLTGTGARLGVLDDLLEWLKSDFDRAVEFLHGPDRLFHDPDSDLRERSIERMYDTGQAVTRRDFLTCHEFDVRDRLGEIETPVLAAYGEYDQLTPPWFHEYLADETERGRLAEIEDAGHLAMLERPTAFNTVVDDFLQGGSG
- a CDS encoding DUF7127 family protein, whose product is MTLEQFTREEGQLARRYEYDDGAVLAVDFGTAEADASVDLVDDTVIVVVKDEQYEIDLPDATGDAHTFMKNGVLTVELEEEL
- a CDS encoding CDC48 family AAA ATPase, yielding MKLTVKPLKQKDAGRGLAAIDRVSMNELDLENGDYIVIEGKGDGQAVARVWPGYPEDEGRGIVRIDGRLRQEANVGIDDTVTIESADVKPAKSVTVALPQNLRIRGDIGPLVRDKLSGQAVTEGQTVPFSLSFGPMASSGQSVPLKIASTSPSGTVVITDSTSIDISETPAEQVSSSGGTSAEGVPNVTYEDIGGLDEELDQVREMIELPMRHPELFQQLGIEPPKGVLLHGPPGTGKTLMAKAVANEIDAHFETISGPEIMSKYYGESEEQLREVFEEAEENAPAIVFIDELDSIAAKREEAGGDVERRVVAQLLSLMDGLEERGRVTVIAATNRVDAIDPALRRGGRFDREIEIGVPDKEGRKEILQVHTRGMPLSESIDLEQYAENTHGFVGADLESLARESAMNALRRIRPELDLESEEIDADVLESLEVNERDVKEALKGIQPSALREVFVEVPDVTWNDVGGLGDTKERLRETIQWPLDYPEVFEAMDMQAAKGVLMYGPPGTGKTLLAKAVANEAQSNFISIKGPELLNKYVGESEKGVREVFEKARENAPTVIFFDEIDSIAGERGQRQSDSGVGERVVSQLLTELDGLEELEDVVVIATTNRPDLIDNALLRPGRLDRHVHVPVPNEDGRKKIFEVHTRNKPLADAVDLEWLAAETEGYVGADIEAVCREASMAASREFINSVDPEEMDDTIGNVRISREHFEHALGEVNASVTPETREQYEELEEEFQQAEPGGEEQVGRTFQ
- a CDS encoding TrmB family transcriptional regulator, which produces MSKADAVEALEKLGLRTYEAQCFVALTQLSEGTANEISRVADVPQSRVYDVVDRLHRLGLVDVQESDPRRYAVVPVDVARERLRQEYRDHLETAAAHLQELEQRTVDEDGVWQVASQRDVDNRTRTALEEATSELYLLAADGSVLSPSLLERLASARDRNVAVFVEVPSAVDRRRVHNEMPAAAVAVSEFAFDAHVRPGRSIGRLVLVDRKTVVLSALSSGLVPDERTEVGIWASERAHGLVGWFRYVLEQRLARLEFVTGDDPRSGDVTGECETCEE
- a CDS encoding HalOD1 output domain-containing protein, whose protein sequence is MTGSDRDPTEDRPILAERTYDESTPASIAAIYALATALETDPISCSTEFGFTLYDYVDPEALNAIVTHDQPAGTVTVELSLEEYLLQITDTGRVRVLGASDSLPEPDR
- the bcp gene encoding thioredoxin-dependent thiol peroxidase, whose amino-acid sequence is MLDVGDEAPEFELPNQHGETVRRSDFDGQRLVVYFYPRANTDGCTAEACGFNDALPQLADRDAAVVGISDDSVDDLADFAADYDLAFDLLSDEFGEVATLYESYGEKQMFGNTFDGVFRNTYVVGPDGRIEGVYEGVSPDGHADEVLADLEPVDLAH